In Diorhabda sublineata isolate icDioSubl1.1 chromosome 4, icDioSubl1.1, whole genome shotgun sequence, a single window of DNA contains:
- the LOC130443471 gene encoding transcription factor HNF-4 homolog isoform X8 has product MFCDYILMDMDVFIATNTYQDPDLTMAGCNNSLTATLSNVSGGVNALSQQCAICGDRATGKHYGAASCDGCKGFFRRSVRKNHLYTCRFNRNCVVDKDKRNQCRYCRLRKCFKAGMKKEAVQNERDRISCRRPSYEENNQNNGLSVGSLLNAEMLSRQVGAALEQMDTNPVNDYDISNRQLASINDVCDSMKQQLLILVEWAKYIPAFTELQLDDQVTLLRAHAGEHLLLGLARRSMHLKDVLLLGNNCIMTKECPALIPDPRNVSPDMSISRIGSRIIDELVKPMNELQIDDTEFACLKAIVFFDPNAKGLTEPSRIKSLRYQIQINLEDYISDRQYDSRGRFGELLLTLPALQSITWHMIEQIQFAKLFGVAHIDSLLQEMLLGGTSIETTTPTIVVPNNMNNNNNYQSTSDSADSPITSPTTTPHSPQDHMINTNVSSPPGTVAPSTVLTMRDITPLDDTVHFPISVKEEPLKDEQHGFMVKFLK; this is encoded by the exons ATGTTTTGTGACTACATTCTAATGGATATGGATGTTTTTATTGCTACAAACACCTATCaag ATCCAGATTTAACGATGGCGGGATGTAACAATTCATTGACAGCTACATTGAGTAACGTCAGCGGGGGCGTTAACGCACTCAGCCAACAATGCGCCATCTGCGGCGACAGAGCTACCGGCAAACACTACGGAGCCGCCTCCTGCGACGGTTGTAAAGGCTTTTTCAGAAGATCCGTTAGAAAGAATCATTTATATACATGCAG ATTCAATAGGAATTGCGTCGTGGATAAAGACAAGAGGAACCAATGCAGATATTGTCGGTTGAGGAAGTGCTTCAAGGCCGGCATGAAAAAAGAAG CCGTGCAAAACGAACGGGATCGAATCAGCTGCAGGAGACCCAGTTACGAGGAGAACAACCAAAATAACGGTTTGTCCGTGGGATCGTTACTCAACGCTGAAATGCTCTCCAGACAAGTGGGAGCTGCTTTAGAG CAAATGGATACGAATCCTGTGAACGATTACGATATTTCGAATAGGCAATTGGCAAGTATCAATGACGTTTGCGATTCAATGAAACAGCAGTTGTTGATATTGGTGGAATGGGCGAAATATATACCGGCTTTTACGGAATTGCAATTGGATGATCAG GTGACTCTACTCCGCGCGCACGCTGGGGAGCATCTATTATTGGGTCTAGCAAGAAGATCGATGCATTTGAAAGACGTTCTTTTATTAGGGAACAACTGTATAATGACCAAAGAATGTCCAG CTTTGATACCAGATCCCCGTAACGTATCTCCAGATATGAGCATATCCAGAATCGGTAGCCGAATCATCGACGAACTCGTCAAACCGATGAACGAACTCCAAATCGACGATACCGAATTCGCTTGCCTCAAGGCCATCGTATTCTTCGATCCAA ACGCCAAGGGTTTGACGGAACCGAGTCGGATCAAGTCATTGAGATACCAGATTCAAATAAACCTGGAGGATTATATCAGCGATCGACAGTATGACAGTAGGGGGAGATTCGGCGAACTGCTGCTCACTTTACCAGCCCTACAATCGATTACCTGGCATATGATCGAACAAATTCAATTTGCCAAATTGTTCGGAGTTGCCCATATCGATAGTTTACTACAAGAAATGTTACTCGGAG GAACAAGTATCGAAACCACGACCCCTACCATAGTAGTACCGAACAACATgaacaacaacaacaattatcaGAGTACCAGCGATTCAGCCGACAGTCCCATCACTTCTCCAACGACGACCCCTCACAGTCCACAAGACCACATGATCAACACCAACGTTTCGAGTCCTCCCGGAACGGTAGCTCCATCTACAGTACTCACGATGCGAGATATCACCCCTTTAGACGACACCGTCCATTTTCCTATTTCCGTTAAGGAAGAACCCCTCAAAGACGAACAACACGGTTTTATggtgaaatttttaaagtag
- the LOC130443471 gene encoding transcription factor HNF-4 homolog isoform X7 — protein sequence MFCDYILMDMDVFIATNTYQVDPDLTMAGCNNSLTATLSNVSGGVNALSQQCAICGDRATGKHYGAASCDGCKGFFRRSVRKNHLYTCRFNRNCVVDKDKRNQCRYCRLRKCFKAGMKKEAVQNERDRISCRRPSYEENNQNNGLSVGSLLNAEMLSRQVGAALEQMDTNPVNDYDISNRQLASINDVCDSMKQQLLILVEWAKYIPAFTELQLDDQVTLLRAHAGEHLLLGLARRSMHLKDVLLLGNNCIMTKECPALIPDPRNVSPDMSISRIGSRIIDELVKPMNELQIDDTEFACLKAIVFFDPNAKGLTEPSRIKSLRYQIQINLEDYISDRQYDSRGRFGELLLTLPALQSITWHMIEQIQFAKLFGVAHIDSLLQEMLLGGTSIETTTPTIVVPNNMNNNNNYQSTSDSADSPITSPTTTPHSPQDHMINTNVSSPPGTVAPSTVLTMRDITPLDDTVHFPISVKEEPLKDEQHGFMVKFLK from the exons ATGTTTTGTGACTACATTCTAATGGATATGGATGTTTTTATTGCTACAAACACCTATCaag tagATCCAGATTTAACGATGGCGGGATGTAACAATTCATTGACAGCTACATTGAGTAACGTCAGCGGGGGCGTTAACGCACTCAGCCAACAATGCGCCATCTGCGGCGACAGAGCTACCGGCAAACACTACGGAGCCGCCTCCTGCGACGGTTGTAAAGGCTTTTTCAGAAGATCCGTTAGAAAGAATCATTTATATACATGCAG ATTCAATAGGAATTGCGTCGTGGATAAAGACAAGAGGAACCAATGCAGATATTGTCGGTTGAGGAAGTGCTTCAAGGCCGGCATGAAAAAAGAAG CCGTGCAAAACGAACGGGATCGAATCAGCTGCAGGAGACCCAGTTACGAGGAGAACAACCAAAATAACGGTTTGTCCGTGGGATCGTTACTCAACGCTGAAATGCTCTCCAGACAAGTGGGAGCTGCTTTAGAG CAAATGGATACGAATCCTGTGAACGATTACGATATTTCGAATAGGCAATTGGCAAGTATCAATGACGTTTGCGATTCAATGAAACAGCAGTTGTTGATATTGGTGGAATGGGCGAAATATATACCGGCTTTTACGGAATTGCAATTGGATGATCAG GTGACTCTACTCCGCGCGCACGCTGGGGAGCATCTATTATTGGGTCTAGCAAGAAGATCGATGCATTTGAAAGACGTTCTTTTATTAGGGAACAACTGTATAATGACCAAAGAATGTCCAG CTTTGATACCAGATCCCCGTAACGTATCTCCAGATATGAGCATATCCAGAATCGGTAGCCGAATCATCGACGAACTCGTCAAACCGATGAACGAACTCCAAATCGACGATACCGAATTCGCTTGCCTCAAGGCCATCGTATTCTTCGATCCAA ACGCCAAGGGTTTGACGGAACCGAGTCGGATCAAGTCATTGAGATACCAGATTCAAATAAACCTGGAGGATTATATCAGCGATCGACAGTATGACAGTAGGGGGAGATTCGGCGAACTGCTGCTCACTTTACCAGCCCTACAATCGATTACCTGGCATATGATCGAACAAATTCAATTTGCCAAATTGTTCGGAGTTGCCCATATCGATAGTTTACTACAAGAAATGTTACTCGGAG GAACAAGTATCGAAACCACGACCCCTACCATAGTAGTACCGAACAACATgaacaacaacaacaattatcaGAGTACCAGCGATTCAGCCGACAGTCCCATCACTTCTCCAACGACGACCCCTCACAGTCCACAAGACCACATGATCAACACCAACGTTTCGAGTCCTCCCGGAACGGTAGCTCCATCTACAGTACTCACGATGCGAGATATCACCCCTTTAGACGACACCGTCCATTTTCCTATTTCCGTTAAGGAAGAACCCCTCAAAGACGAACAACACGGTTTTATggtgaaatttttaaagtag
- the LOC130443471 gene encoding transcription factor HNF-4 homolog isoform X9, which yields MDKVGLIKNNFFSRNMFVDPDLTMAGCNNSLTATLSNVSGGVNALSQQCAICGDRATGKHYGAASCDGCKGFFRRSVRKNHLYTCRFNRNCVVDKDKRNQCRYCRLRKCFKAGMKKEAVQNERDRISCRRPSYEENNQNNGLSVGSLLNAEMLSRQVGAALEQMDTNPVNDYDISNRQLASINDVCDSMKQQLLILVEWAKYIPAFTELQLDDQVTLLRAHAGEHLLLGLARRSMHLKDVLLLGNNCIMTKECPALIPDPRNVSPDMSISRIGSRIIDELVKPMNELQIDDTEFACLKAIVFFDPNAKGLTEPSRIKSLRYQIQINLEDYISDRQYDSRGRFGELLLTLPALQSITWHMIEQIQFAKLFGVAHIDSLLQEMLLGGTSIETTTPTIVVPNNMNNNNNYQSTSDSADSPITSPTTTPHSPQDHMINTNVSSPPGTVAPSTVLTMRDITPLDDTVHFPISVKEEPLKDEQHGFMVKFLK from the exons ATGGATAAAGTTGGTTTAAtcaagaacaattttttttcgagaaaCATGTTCG tagATCCAGATTTAACGATGGCGGGATGTAACAATTCATTGACAGCTACATTGAGTAACGTCAGCGGGGGCGTTAACGCACTCAGCCAACAATGCGCCATCTGCGGCGACAGAGCTACCGGCAAACACTACGGAGCCGCCTCCTGCGACGGTTGTAAAGGCTTTTTCAGAAGATCCGTTAGAAAGAATCATTTATATACATGCAG ATTCAATAGGAATTGCGTCGTGGATAAAGACAAGAGGAACCAATGCAGATATTGTCGGTTGAGGAAGTGCTTCAAGGCCGGCATGAAAAAAGAAG CCGTGCAAAACGAACGGGATCGAATCAGCTGCAGGAGACCCAGTTACGAGGAGAACAACCAAAATAACGGTTTGTCCGTGGGATCGTTACTCAACGCTGAAATGCTCTCCAGACAAGTGGGAGCTGCTTTAGAG CAAATGGATACGAATCCTGTGAACGATTACGATATTTCGAATAGGCAATTGGCAAGTATCAATGACGTTTGCGATTCAATGAAACAGCAGTTGTTGATATTGGTGGAATGGGCGAAATATATACCGGCTTTTACGGAATTGCAATTGGATGATCAG GTGACTCTACTCCGCGCGCACGCTGGGGAGCATCTATTATTGGGTCTAGCAAGAAGATCGATGCATTTGAAAGACGTTCTTTTATTAGGGAACAACTGTATAATGACCAAAGAATGTCCAG CTTTGATACCAGATCCCCGTAACGTATCTCCAGATATGAGCATATCCAGAATCGGTAGCCGAATCATCGACGAACTCGTCAAACCGATGAACGAACTCCAAATCGACGATACCGAATTCGCTTGCCTCAAGGCCATCGTATTCTTCGATCCAA ACGCCAAGGGTTTGACGGAACCGAGTCGGATCAAGTCATTGAGATACCAGATTCAAATAAACCTGGAGGATTATATCAGCGATCGACAGTATGACAGTAGGGGGAGATTCGGCGAACTGCTGCTCACTTTACCAGCCCTACAATCGATTACCTGGCATATGATCGAACAAATTCAATTTGCCAAATTGTTCGGAGTTGCCCATATCGATAGTTTACTACAAGAAATGTTACTCGGAG GAACAAGTATCGAAACCACGACCCCTACCATAGTAGTACCGAACAACATgaacaacaacaacaattatcaGAGTACCAGCGATTCAGCCGACAGTCCCATCACTTCTCCAACGACGACCCCTCACAGTCCACAAGACCACATGATCAACACCAACGTTTCGAGTCCTCCCGGAACGGTAGCTCCATCTACAGTACTCACGATGCGAGATATCACCCCTTTAGACGACACCGTCCATTTTCCTATTTCCGTTAAGGAAGAACCCCTCAAAGACGAACAACACGGTTTTATggtgaaatttttaaagtag
- the LOC130443471 gene encoding transcription factor HNF-4 homolog isoform X10 encodes MDKVGLIKNNFFSRNMFDPDLTMAGCNNSLTATLSNVSGGVNALSQQCAICGDRATGKHYGAASCDGCKGFFRRSVRKNHLYTCRFNRNCVVDKDKRNQCRYCRLRKCFKAGMKKEAVQNERDRISCRRPSYEENNQNNGLSVGSLLNAEMLSRQVGAALEQMDTNPVNDYDISNRQLASINDVCDSMKQQLLILVEWAKYIPAFTELQLDDQVTLLRAHAGEHLLLGLARRSMHLKDVLLLGNNCIMTKECPALIPDPRNVSPDMSISRIGSRIIDELVKPMNELQIDDTEFACLKAIVFFDPNAKGLTEPSRIKSLRYQIQINLEDYISDRQYDSRGRFGELLLTLPALQSITWHMIEQIQFAKLFGVAHIDSLLQEMLLGGTSIETTTPTIVVPNNMNNNNNYQSTSDSADSPITSPTTTPHSPQDHMINTNVSSPPGTVAPSTVLTMRDITPLDDTVHFPISVKEEPLKDEQHGFMVKFLK; translated from the exons ATGGATAAAGTTGGTTTAAtcaagaacaattttttttcgagaaaCATGTTCG ATCCAGATTTAACGATGGCGGGATGTAACAATTCATTGACAGCTACATTGAGTAACGTCAGCGGGGGCGTTAACGCACTCAGCCAACAATGCGCCATCTGCGGCGACAGAGCTACCGGCAAACACTACGGAGCCGCCTCCTGCGACGGTTGTAAAGGCTTTTTCAGAAGATCCGTTAGAAAGAATCATTTATATACATGCAG ATTCAATAGGAATTGCGTCGTGGATAAAGACAAGAGGAACCAATGCAGATATTGTCGGTTGAGGAAGTGCTTCAAGGCCGGCATGAAAAAAGAAG CCGTGCAAAACGAACGGGATCGAATCAGCTGCAGGAGACCCAGTTACGAGGAGAACAACCAAAATAACGGTTTGTCCGTGGGATCGTTACTCAACGCTGAAATGCTCTCCAGACAAGTGGGAGCTGCTTTAGAG CAAATGGATACGAATCCTGTGAACGATTACGATATTTCGAATAGGCAATTGGCAAGTATCAATGACGTTTGCGATTCAATGAAACAGCAGTTGTTGATATTGGTGGAATGGGCGAAATATATACCGGCTTTTACGGAATTGCAATTGGATGATCAG GTGACTCTACTCCGCGCGCACGCTGGGGAGCATCTATTATTGGGTCTAGCAAGAAGATCGATGCATTTGAAAGACGTTCTTTTATTAGGGAACAACTGTATAATGACCAAAGAATGTCCAG CTTTGATACCAGATCCCCGTAACGTATCTCCAGATATGAGCATATCCAGAATCGGTAGCCGAATCATCGACGAACTCGTCAAACCGATGAACGAACTCCAAATCGACGATACCGAATTCGCTTGCCTCAAGGCCATCGTATTCTTCGATCCAA ACGCCAAGGGTTTGACGGAACCGAGTCGGATCAAGTCATTGAGATACCAGATTCAAATAAACCTGGAGGATTATATCAGCGATCGACAGTATGACAGTAGGGGGAGATTCGGCGAACTGCTGCTCACTTTACCAGCCCTACAATCGATTACCTGGCATATGATCGAACAAATTCAATTTGCCAAATTGTTCGGAGTTGCCCATATCGATAGTTTACTACAAGAAATGTTACTCGGAG GAACAAGTATCGAAACCACGACCCCTACCATAGTAGTACCGAACAACATgaacaacaacaacaattatcaGAGTACCAGCGATTCAGCCGACAGTCCCATCACTTCTCCAACGACGACCCCTCACAGTCCACAAGACCACATGATCAACACCAACGTTTCGAGTCCTCCCGGAACGGTAGCTCCATCTACAGTACTCACGATGCGAGATATCACCCCTTTAGACGACACCGTCCATTTTCCTATTTCCGTTAAGGAAGAACCCCTCAAAGACGAACAACACGGTTTTATggtgaaatttttaaagtag
- the LOC130443471 gene encoding hepatocyte nuclear factor 4-alpha isoform X3, protein MMRSNYYSPSPGGLLQGSDGEVEARDYLLSSTIRLDENYLSYNIIVDPDLTMAGCNNSLTATLSNVSGGVNALSQQCAICGDRATGKHYGAASCDGCKGFFRRSVRKNHLYTCRFNRNCVVDKDKRNQCRYCRLRKCFKAGMKKEAVQNERDRISCRRPSYEENNQNNGLSVGSLLNAEMLSRQVGAALEQMDTNPVNDYDISNRQLASINDVCDSMKQQLLILVEWAKYIPAFTELQLDDQVTLLRAHAGEHLLLGLARRSMHLKDVLLLGNNCIMTKECPDMSISRIGSRIIDELVKPMNELQIDDTEFACLKAIVFFDPNAKGLTEPSRIKSLRYQIQINLEDYISDRQYDSRGRFGELLLTLPALQSITWHMIEQIQFAKLFGVAHIDSLLQEMLLGGTSIETTTPTIVVPNNMNNNNNYQSTSDSADSPITSPTTTPHSPQDHMINTNVSSPPGTVAPSTVLTMRDITPLDDTVHFPISVKEEPLKDEQHGFMVKFLK, encoded by the exons tagATCCAGATTTAACGATGGCGGGATGTAACAATTCATTGACAGCTACATTGAGTAACGTCAGCGGGGGCGTTAACGCACTCAGCCAACAATGCGCCATCTGCGGCGACAGAGCTACCGGCAAACACTACGGAGCCGCCTCCTGCGACGGTTGTAAAGGCTTTTTCAGAAGATCCGTTAGAAAGAATCATTTATATACATGCAG ATTCAATAGGAATTGCGTCGTGGATAAAGACAAGAGGAACCAATGCAGATATTGTCGGTTGAGGAAGTGCTTCAAGGCCGGCATGAAAAAAGAAG CCGTGCAAAACGAACGGGATCGAATCAGCTGCAGGAGACCCAGTTACGAGGAGAACAACCAAAATAACGGTTTGTCCGTGGGATCGTTACTCAACGCTGAAATGCTCTCCAGACAAGTGGGAGCTGCTTTAGAG CAAATGGATACGAATCCTGTGAACGATTACGATATTTCGAATAGGCAATTGGCAAGTATCAATGACGTTTGCGATTCAATGAAACAGCAGTTGTTGATATTGGTGGAATGGGCGAAATATATACCGGCTTTTACGGAATTGCAATTGGATGATCAG GTGACTCTACTCCGCGCGCACGCTGGGGAGCATCTATTATTGGGTCTAGCAAGAAGATCGATGCATTTGAAAGACGTTCTTTTATTAGGGAACAACTGTATAATGACCAAAGAATGTCCAG ATATGAGCATATCCAGAATCGGTAGCCGAATCATCGACGAACTCGTCAAACCGATGAACGAACTCCAAATCGACGATACCGAATTCGCTTGCCTCAAGGCCATCGTATTCTTCGATCCAA ACGCCAAGGGTTTGACGGAACCGAGTCGGATCAAGTCATTGAGATACCAGATTCAAATAAACCTGGAGGATTATATCAGCGATCGACAGTATGACAGTAGGGGGAGATTCGGCGAACTGCTGCTCACTTTACCAGCCCTACAATCGATTACCTGGCATATGATCGAACAAATTCAATTTGCCAAATTGTTCGGAGTTGCCCATATCGATAGTTTACTACAAGAAATGTTACTCGGAG GAACAAGTATCGAAACCACGACCCCTACCATAGTAGTACCGAACAACATgaacaacaacaacaattatcaGAGTACCAGCGATTCAGCCGACAGTCCCATCACTTCTCCAACGACGACCCCTCACAGTCCACAAGACCACATGATCAACACCAACGTTTCGAGTCCTCCCGGAACGGTAGCTCCATCTACAGTACTCACGATGCGAGATATCACCCCTTTAGACGACACCGTCCATTTTCCTATTTCCGTTAAGGAAGAACCCCTCAAAGACGAACAACACGGTTTTATggtgaaatttttaaagtag
- the LOC130443471 gene encoding transcription factor HNF-4 homolog isoform X1 — MMRSNYYSPSPGGLLQGSDGEVEARDYLLSSTIRLDENYLSYNIIVDPDLTMAGCNNSLTATLSNVSGGVNALSQQCAICGDRATGKHYGAASCDGCKGFFRRSVRKNHLYTCRFNRNCVVDKDKRNQCRYCRLRKCFKAGMKKEAVQNERDRISCRRPSYEENNQNNGLSVGSLLNAEMLSRQVGAALEQMDTNPVNDYDISNRQLASINDVCDSMKQQLLILVEWAKYIPAFTELQLDDQVTLLRAHAGEHLLLGLARRSMHLKDVLLLGNNCIMTKECPALIPDPRNVSPDMSISRIGSRIIDELVKPMNELQIDDTEFACLKAIVFFDPNAKGLTEPSRIKSLRYQIQINLEDYISDRQYDSRGRFGELLLTLPALQSITWHMIEQIQFAKLFGVAHIDSLLQEMLLGGTSIETTTPTIVVPNNMNNNNNYQSTSDSADSPITSPTTTPHSPQDHMINTNVSSPPGTVAPSTVLTMRDITPLDDTVHFPISVKEEPLKDEQHGFMVKFLK, encoded by the exons tagATCCAGATTTAACGATGGCGGGATGTAACAATTCATTGACAGCTACATTGAGTAACGTCAGCGGGGGCGTTAACGCACTCAGCCAACAATGCGCCATCTGCGGCGACAGAGCTACCGGCAAACACTACGGAGCCGCCTCCTGCGACGGTTGTAAAGGCTTTTTCAGAAGATCCGTTAGAAAGAATCATTTATATACATGCAG ATTCAATAGGAATTGCGTCGTGGATAAAGACAAGAGGAACCAATGCAGATATTGTCGGTTGAGGAAGTGCTTCAAGGCCGGCATGAAAAAAGAAG CCGTGCAAAACGAACGGGATCGAATCAGCTGCAGGAGACCCAGTTACGAGGAGAACAACCAAAATAACGGTTTGTCCGTGGGATCGTTACTCAACGCTGAAATGCTCTCCAGACAAGTGGGAGCTGCTTTAGAG CAAATGGATACGAATCCTGTGAACGATTACGATATTTCGAATAGGCAATTGGCAAGTATCAATGACGTTTGCGATTCAATGAAACAGCAGTTGTTGATATTGGTGGAATGGGCGAAATATATACCGGCTTTTACGGAATTGCAATTGGATGATCAG GTGACTCTACTCCGCGCGCACGCTGGGGAGCATCTATTATTGGGTCTAGCAAGAAGATCGATGCATTTGAAAGACGTTCTTTTATTAGGGAACAACTGTATAATGACCAAAGAATGTCCAG CTTTGATACCAGATCCCCGTAACGTATCTCCAGATATGAGCATATCCAGAATCGGTAGCCGAATCATCGACGAACTCGTCAAACCGATGAACGAACTCCAAATCGACGATACCGAATTCGCTTGCCTCAAGGCCATCGTATTCTTCGATCCAA ACGCCAAGGGTTTGACGGAACCGAGTCGGATCAAGTCATTGAGATACCAGATTCAAATAAACCTGGAGGATTATATCAGCGATCGACAGTATGACAGTAGGGGGAGATTCGGCGAACTGCTGCTCACTTTACCAGCCCTACAATCGATTACCTGGCATATGATCGAACAAATTCAATTTGCCAAATTGTTCGGAGTTGCCCATATCGATAGTTTACTACAAGAAATGTTACTCGGAG GAACAAGTATCGAAACCACGACCCCTACCATAGTAGTACCGAACAACATgaacaacaacaacaattatcaGAGTACCAGCGATTCAGCCGACAGTCCCATCACTTCTCCAACGACGACCCCTCACAGTCCACAAGACCACATGATCAACACCAACGTTTCGAGTCCTCCCGGAACGGTAGCTCCATCTACAGTACTCACGATGCGAGATATCACCCCTTTAGACGACACCGTCCATTTTCCTATTTCCGTTAAGGAAGAACCCCTCAAAGACGAACAACACGGTTTTATggtgaaatttttaaagtag
- the LOC130443471 gene encoding transcription factor HNF-4 homolog isoform X2, which produces MMRSNYYSPSPGGLLQGSDGEVEARDYLLSSTIRLDENYLSYNIIDPDLTMAGCNNSLTATLSNVSGGVNALSQQCAICGDRATGKHYGAASCDGCKGFFRRSVRKNHLYTCRFNRNCVVDKDKRNQCRYCRLRKCFKAGMKKEAVQNERDRISCRRPSYEENNQNNGLSVGSLLNAEMLSRQVGAALEQMDTNPVNDYDISNRQLASINDVCDSMKQQLLILVEWAKYIPAFTELQLDDQVTLLRAHAGEHLLLGLARRSMHLKDVLLLGNNCIMTKECPALIPDPRNVSPDMSISRIGSRIIDELVKPMNELQIDDTEFACLKAIVFFDPNAKGLTEPSRIKSLRYQIQINLEDYISDRQYDSRGRFGELLLTLPALQSITWHMIEQIQFAKLFGVAHIDSLLQEMLLGGTSIETTTPTIVVPNNMNNNNNYQSTSDSADSPITSPTTTPHSPQDHMINTNVSSPPGTVAPSTVLTMRDITPLDDTVHFPISVKEEPLKDEQHGFMVKFLK; this is translated from the exons ATCCAGATTTAACGATGGCGGGATGTAACAATTCATTGACAGCTACATTGAGTAACGTCAGCGGGGGCGTTAACGCACTCAGCCAACAATGCGCCATCTGCGGCGACAGAGCTACCGGCAAACACTACGGAGCCGCCTCCTGCGACGGTTGTAAAGGCTTTTTCAGAAGATCCGTTAGAAAGAATCATTTATATACATGCAG ATTCAATAGGAATTGCGTCGTGGATAAAGACAAGAGGAACCAATGCAGATATTGTCGGTTGAGGAAGTGCTTCAAGGCCGGCATGAAAAAAGAAG CCGTGCAAAACGAACGGGATCGAATCAGCTGCAGGAGACCCAGTTACGAGGAGAACAACCAAAATAACGGTTTGTCCGTGGGATCGTTACTCAACGCTGAAATGCTCTCCAGACAAGTGGGAGCTGCTTTAGAG CAAATGGATACGAATCCTGTGAACGATTACGATATTTCGAATAGGCAATTGGCAAGTATCAATGACGTTTGCGATTCAATGAAACAGCAGTTGTTGATATTGGTGGAATGGGCGAAATATATACCGGCTTTTACGGAATTGCAATTGGATGATCAG GTGACTCTACTCCGCGCGCACGCTGGGGAGCATCTATTATTGGGTCTAGCAAGAAGATCGATGCATTTGAAAGACGTTCTTTTATTAGGGAACAACTGTATAATGACCAAAGAATGTCCAG CTTTGATACCAGATCCCCGTAACGTATCTCCAGATATGAGCATATCCAGAATCGGTAGCCGAATCATCGACGAACTCGTCAAACCGATGAACGAACTCCAAATCGACGATACCGAATTCGCTTGCCTCAAGGCCATCGTATTCTTCGATCCAA ACGCCAAGGGTTTGACGGAACCGAGTCGGATCAAGTCATTGAGATACCAGATTCAAATAAACCTGGAGGATTATATCAGCGATCGACAGTATGACAGTAGGGGGAGATTCGGCGAACTGCTGCTCACTTTACCAGCCCTACAATCGATTACCTGGCATATGATCGAACAAATTCAATTTGCCAAATTGTTCGGAGTTGCCCATATCGATAGTTTACTACAAGAAATGTTACTCGGAG GAACAAGTATCGAAACCACGACCCCTACCATAGTAGTACCGAACAACATgaacaacaacaacaattatcaGAGTACCAGCGATTCAGCCGACAGTCCCATCACTTCTCCAACGACGACCCCTCACAGTCCACAAGACCACATGATCAACACCAACGTTTCGAGTCCTCCCGGAACGGTAGCTCCATCTACAGTACTCACGATGCGAGATATCACCCCTTTAGACGACACCGTCCATTTTCCTATTTCCGTTAAGGAAGAACCCCTCAAAGACGAACAACACGGTTTTATggtgaaatttttaaagtag